The genomic region CGCTCGTCGCGGGGAACCGGAACGTGCTCTTCCTCAGCTTCGACGACGGCCCGGACCCGGTCTGGACGCCGAGGATCCTGCAGGTCCTGCGCAAGCACGGCGCGCACGCCACGTTCTTCCAGCTCGGCACGATGCAGGCGCAGTACCCGGCCTTGCGCGCGCAGATCCTTGCCGAGGGCAACACGATCGGCAGCCACTCGATCAGTCACCCGCAGCTGACCGCGCTGTCGGCGGCCCGGCGGCACCACGAAATCTTCGGCGGCCCGCGCTCGAAGTGCTTCCGCCCGCCGTACGGCGCGACGAACCCGAAGGTCCGCGCCGAGATCAAGGCTGCGGGCATGGCCGAGGTGCTCTGGGACATCGACCCACGCGACTGGGCCAAGCCCGGCGCCACGAAGATCGTGAACAACATCCTCCACCACGCCCACCGGCACAACATCATCCTGCTGCACGACGGCGGCGGCGTCCGCGCGCAGACCGTTGCCGCGCTCGACAGGGTGCTG from Kribbella flavida DSM 17836 harbors:
- a CDS encoding polysaccharide deacetylase family protein encodes the protein MSRKLAAAIGTATAVLLLAGGLVAVTLGRSAPPKPVVASSSTPSSAAPATTPTTSPVSTHTPGRRSGEPVADPTAALVAGNRNVLFLSFDDGPDPVWTPRILQVLRKHGAHATFFQLGTMQAQYPALRAQILAEGNTIGSHSISHPQLTALSAARRHHEIFGGPRSKCFRPPYGATNPKVRAEIKAAGMAEVLWDIDPRDWAKPGATKIVNNILHHAHRHNIILLHDGGGVRAQTVAALDRVLPLLKARGFSFPAMNC